In one Neobacillus sp. WH10 genomic region, the following are encoded:
- a CDS encoding MATE family efflux transporter translates to MNQTFTIKEKTKQIFVLLIPILITQLGMFSMVFFNTIMSGKYNSSDLAGVAIGSSIWSPIFNGISGILLAVSPIAAQRFGEKKSNEVSSVVRHGIYLSVMIAFIVIILGFFFLDPILDKMKLPASVQKTAFDYLAGLSYGLLPLFIFNVLRSFIYALGKTRVVMVIMLMSLPINFFLNYAFIFGKFGFPELGGAGAGYATSITYWVIMGMTLFIVKTQDPFSSYSVFANLKEFSWDKCKEILKIGIPMGLSTFFETSMFAVVMILLSKFNVTTIAAYQSALNIVSFLYMIPISISTALTVLVGYEVGAKRYKDAKQYSWLGVLLAILIATGTGILVVAFRYQVAGLYSNETAVISLTANFLIFALFFQISDAIQATAQAALRGYKDVNLAFIMTLIAYWLICLPVGYLLANFTSLGARGYWIGLTIGLLAAGIALSIRLIYIQKRKFINIQVKEVV, encoded by the coding sequence ATGAATCAAACATTTACAATTAAAGAAAAAACAAAGCAAATATTTGTCTTGTTAATCCCGATTTTAATCACACAACTTGGTATGTTTTCGATGGTATTTTTCAATACGATCATGTCAGGTAAATATAATTCCTCCGATTTAGCGGGAGTAGCGATCGGCTCATCGATTTGGAGTCCGATTTTTAACGGAATTAGTGGTATTCTTCTTGCAGTCTCGCCGATTGCTGCCCAACGGTTCGGGGAAAAGAAGAGCAACGAGGTTTCCTCTGTTGTGAGGCATGGAATTTACCTTTCCGTTATGATCGCATTCATTGTCATCATTCTTGGATTTTTCTTTTTAGATCCCATCTTAGATAAAATGAAGCTGCCTGCCAGTGTTCAGAAAACGGCCTTTGATTATTTGGCAGGTCTTAGTTATGGACTTCTACCATTATTCATTTTTAACGTGTTAAGATCTTTTATTTATGCATTAGGAAAAACACGTGTGGTTATGGTTATCATGCTCATGTCCTTACCAATCAATTTCTTTTTGAACTATGCGTTCATCTTTGGAAAGTTTGGTTTCCCAGAGCTTGGAGGTGCCGGAGCAGGATATGCTACGTCCATTACGTACTGGGTTATCATGGGGATGACGTTGTTTATCGTAAAAACACAGGATCCATTTTCTTCTTATTCAGTGTTTGCTAATTTGAAGGAATTTTCTTGGGATAAGTGTAAAGAAATTTTAAAAATCGGCATACCGATGGGGCTTTCTACTTTCTTCGAGACAAGTATGTTTGCCGTTGTTATGATCCTGTTGAGTAAGTTTAATGTCACCACGATCGCCGCATATCAATCGGCGTTAAATATCGTTTCATTTTTATACATGATTCCGATTAGTATTTCTACAGCGTTAACTGTTCTAGTCGGTTATGAAGTAGGGGCAAAACGATATAAAGACGCGAAACAGTATAGCTGGTTAGGCGTGTTGCTCGCTATCTTAATTGCCACAGGTACTGGTATATTAGTCGTCGCATTCCGCTACCAGGTTGCTGGTTTATATTCAAATGAAACAGCTGTTATCAGCTTAACAGCAAACTTCTTAATTTTTGCGTTGTTTTTTCAAATATCGGATGCTATCCAGGCAACGGCGCAGGCGGCATTAAGAGGGTATAAAGACGTCAATCTTGCTTTTATCATGACCCTAATCGCATATTGGCTAATCTGTTTACCAGTTGGCTATCTGCTGGCTAATTTCACCAGTCTGGGAGCAAGAGGCTACTGGATCGGATTAACAATCGGATTACTAGCTGCAGGAATAGCCCTATCCATCAGACTCATCTACATCCAAAAACGGAAATTCATCAATATTCAAGTTAAAGAAGTTGTGTAG
- a CDS encoding TetR/AcrR family transcriptional regulator, with protein MPPIVSESYKEKKKKEILSSALACFAKKGFQAATIDDIVELSGISKGAIYNYFKSKDEIYLELMITDTEETFEILTKDLSACHSAIEKMNYLFDVYLSVDVSSNNWQGKTIVHNEFKLYAARNKELMETLSARRNHFFIQLFAGIIKEGQESGEFNLDLNPEMMANLFWSMIDGVFFQTIYNDYPYKEVLTEMKQLFLEKVKV; from the coding sequence ATGCCGCCAATCGTTTCAGAATCATACAAAGAAAAGAAAAAGAAGGAGATCCTTTCAAGTGCACTGGCATGTTTCGCAAAGAAAGGATTTCAAGCAGCGACCATTGATGACATTGTTGAGCTTTCAGGTATTAGCAAAGGAGCAATTTATAATTATTTTAAAAGTAAAGATGAAATATATTTAGAATTAATGATCACAGATACAGAGGAAACATTTGAAATATTAACAAAAGACCTGTCAGCCTGCCATAGTGCAATTGAAAAAATGAATTATCTATTTGATGTGTACTTATCAGTGGACGTGTCGAGCAATAATTGGCAAGGCAAAACAATCGTGCACAATGAATTTAAACTGTATGCAGCCAGAAATAAGGAATTAATGGAGACATTATCAGCAAGGAGAAATCATTTCTTTATCCAACTTTTTGCAGGGATCATAAAAGAAGGGCAGGAATCAGGGGAGTTCAACCTTGATCTGAATCCGGAGATGATGGCGAACCTTTTTTGGTCGATGATTGATGGAGTATTCTTTCAAACAATTTATAACGATTATCCCTATAAAGAAGTATTAACCGAGATGAAGCAGCTATTTTTGGAAAAAGTGAAAGTGTAG
- a CDS encoding YrzI family small protein has translation MTINILFFTISIKKRKISLEEAIKEDMVNKLYEKNKEKQISIHRFM, from the coding sequence ATGACAATCAATATTTTATTCTTTACAATCTCGATCAAAAAACGGAAGATAAGTCTTGAAGAAGCCATAAAGGAAGATATGGTTAATAAGCTCTATGAAAAAAATAAAGAAAAACAAATATCAATCCATCGTTTCATGTGA
- a CDS encoding sigma-70 family RNA polymerase sigma factor has product MMSRKLSHYSGESSQQDDLLWIEYYPKLQRYCRFLTQNSWDGDDIAQETYLKALKYHQQQMSSALLNKIAYHHWVDLLRKRKNETIEADLDHQIHELTNQLDDMTHAVDLLLKQFTPKQAVIFMLKEAFQYQLKEIADLLNTTEMAVKASLHRVRKRLEKEDQSFSAESFWDVEEREQLSDIFYDALKNQDPTDLIEFIPTIISMNEVTKIHSKLQPIKTFSPTSTLCMAA; this is encoded by the coding sequence ATGATGTCACGCAAGCTTAGCCATTATAGCGGAGAAAGTTCACAACAGGATGATCTGTTGTGGATTGAATATTATCCAAAATTACAGCGATATTGTCGTTTTCTAACGCAAAACTCTTGGGATGGAGACGATATCGCACAGGAGACTTATCTAAAGGCATTAAAATATCACCAGCAGCAAATGAGTTCTGCTTTGTTAAATAAAATCGCCTATCATCATTGGGTGGATCTGCTGCGAAAAAGAAAAAATGAGACGATTGAAGCTGATTTGGACCATCAGATTCATGAATTAACAAATCAACTTGATGATATGACACATGCAGTCGACCTTTTGCTGAAGCAATTTACCCCAAAGCAAGCCGTTATTTTTATGCTAAAAGAGGCGTTTCAATATCAATTGAAAGAAATAGCGGATTTGTTAAACACCACTGAAATGGCTGTGAAAGCTAGTCTTCATCGGGTGAGAAAGCGTCTTGAAAAAGAGGATCAATCCTTTTCAGCCGAGTCCTTTTGGGATGTGGAAGAAAGGGAGCAGCTGTCGGACATTTTTTATGATGCCTTGAAAAATCAAGACCCAACTGACCTGATTGAATTCATTCCTACCATAATAAGCATGAACGAAGTGACTAAGATCCATTCGAAATTACAACCTATTAAAACCTTCTCTCCTACAAGCACTCTCTGTATGGCGGCATAG
- the clpP gene encoding ATP-dependent Clp endopeptidase proteolytic subunit ClpP, producing the protein MSTIPYVIEQSNRGERSYDIYSRLLKDRIIIIGEEINDHTANSVVAQLLFLAADAPDKEISLYINSPGGSTSAGFAIFDTMQYIKPDIRTICTGMAASFGAMLLLAGTKGKRYALPNSEIMIHQPLGGARGQATEIEISARRILKLKEHINQIISERSGQPVDKVAKDTDRDYFMSAEEAKEYGIIDDILYPK; encoded by the coding sequence ATGAGTACCATTCCATATGTAATCGAACAATCAAACCGCGGTGAACGTTCCTACGATATTTATTCACGATTATTAAAGGACAGAATTATTATCATCGGGGAAGAAATAAATGACCATACCGCCAATAGTGTGGTAGCCCAGTTATTATTTTTAGCTGCAGACGCTCCTGATAAAGAAATTTCTCTCTATATTAATAGCCCAGGTGGATCAACCTCAGCAGGATTTGCCATTTTCGATACAATGCAATACATTAAGCCGGATATTCGAACGATTTGCACCGGGATGGCTGCCTCATTCGGGGCGATGCTACTGCTGGCGGGCACAAAGGGAAAACGGTACGCTTTGCCAAATAGCGAAATTATGATTCATCAGCCATTGGGCGGCGCAAGAGGGCAGGCAACAGAAATTGAAATTTCCGCCCGAAGAATCTTAAAGCTTAAAGAACATATAAATCAAATCATTTCCGAGCGATCCGGTCAGCCGGTTGATAAGGTGGCAAAAGATACGGATCGGGATTACTTCATGAGCGCTGAGGAAGCAAAAGAGTACGGGATCATCGATGATATTCTTTATCCAAAATGA
- a CDS encoding twin-arginine translocase subunit TatC: MGGLAFGYFFVFLNIMRFLTNMGNDLFTTSFTAEKYFGFLLDMTLPFGIAFELPLVMMLLTTIGLVNPFQIVKLRKYLYFILVIIASMISPPEILSHISVAIPLILLFEISILLSKIVFKRKQRRVSVAAMGVDSEQVTY; encoded by the coding sequence ATTGGTGGTTTAGCATTTGGGTACTTTTTTGTATTTCTGAATATTATGAGATTTTTAACGAATATGGGGAATGATCTATTTACAACTTCCTTTACAGCTGAAAAATATTTCGGTTTTTTGTTAGACATGACATTACCCTTTGGAATTGCTTTTGAATTACCGCTTGTCATGATGTTATTGACAACAATTGGCCTAGTAAATCCGTTTCAAATAGTCAAGCTAAGGAAATATTTGTATTTTATCTTGGTAATCATTGCATCAATGATTTCTCCTCCTGAAATACTTTCTCATATTTCAGTAGCAATACCGCTAATTTTGTTATTTGAAATAAGTATTTTATTGTCTAAAATCGTTTTTAAACGAAAGCAAAGACGTGTTAGTGTTGCAGCAATGGGAGTAGATTCAGAACAAGTCACGTACTAA
- a CDS encoding AbrB family transcriptional regulator, protein MIDLSKKHDSKVLRFSITVLSAFIGGLVFSMIHTPIPWLLGPMAAVLIGSKFGKFQYYWPSYIRDTGLIIVGYSIGLSFTKEALLQIMAKLPSMLLMTVLLVCFCAGIAFVVSKLTGVDYPTVLTGSIPGGLSQMIIFAEEMKGIDITTVTFLQVARLIMIIFFVPFLILGPFFNHPPTHTALDLAEKTVQDTVPLFPNIILFTLICVVCAFLAKKLKFPTPFILGPILGTAVATISGLQGPALTTPILDVSQFMIGGYIGLLLKPEKLEHKAKIITLALLSGLLMIVGSTGLGLLLVHFYDITPSTSLLSLAPGGMDQMAILAHEVHADLSMVTGYQLFRLFFIYFAIPPLLRLFFKARNRKSRNAA, encoded by the coding sequence TTGATTGATCTTTCAAAAAAACATGACAGCAAGGTGCTTCGTTTTTCAATAACCGTTTTATCTGCCTTTATCGGTGGTCTTGTTTTTTCCATGATTCATACACCGATTCCATGGTTGCTTGGACCAATGGCGGCTGTTTTAATTGGTTCCAAATTTGGAAAGTTTCAATATTATTGGCCGTCATACATTCGAGATACAGGATTGATTATTGTTGGGTATTCGATCGGTTTGTCTTTCACGAAAGAGGCTCTTCTGCAAATCATGGCGAAACTCCCTTCCATGCTGTTAATGACCGTTTTATTAGTTTGTTTTTGTGCTGGAATTGCCTTTGTTGTTTCCAAACTTACGGGAGTGGATTATCCAACTGTACTTACTGGCAGCATTCCTGGAGGACTATCGCAAATGATCATTTTTGCAGAAGAAATGAAAGGCATCGATATTACCACGGTTACGTTCTTGCAAGTGGCCAGATTAATAATGATTATTTTCTTCGTCCCATTTCTCATTTTGGGACCGTTTTTTAACCATCCACCTACTCATACTGCTTTGGATTTAGCAGAAAAGACGGTACAAGACACTGTTCCTCTTTTTCCCAATATCATTTTGTTTACCTTAATTTGTGTGGTTTGTGCTTTTCTTGCTAAGAAATTGAAATTTCCTACACCGTTTATTTTAGGTCCAATCCTAGGAACAGCGGTTGCCACGATTTCAGGGCTGCAGGGACCCGCACTTACGACTCCGATTTTGGATGTATCCCAATTTATGATTGGCGGGTACATCGGTTTATTATTGAAGCCCGAAAAACTGGAGCATAAGGCAAAAATAATTACCCTAGCACTGCTTAGTGGTTTGCTCATGATTGTGGGCTCTACGGGTTTAGGCTTGTTGCTTGTTCATTTTTATGATATAACACCTTCCACAAGTTTATTAAGCTTGGCACCCGGCGGAATGGATCAGATGGCCATTCTTGCCCACGAAGTCCACGCCGATTTATCCATGGTAACTGGATACCAATTATTCCGGCTCTTTTTTATCTATTTTGCTATACCGCCGCTCCTAAGATTGTTTTTTAAAGCTAGAAATAGAAAATCGAGGAATGCAGCTTGA
- a CDS encoding Fur-regulated basic protein FbpA, which translates to MNQIQQNELQQKRHLLIDELIKSGIYKINNKHLYEWTLSELEEEFKDIEKQLEGEEQTPISLDSFLNT; encoded by the coding sequence ATGAATCAAATACAACAAAATGAGCTTCAGCAAAAAAGACATCTATTAATTGATGAGCTCATAAAATCAGGGATTTATAAAATAAATAACAAGCACCTTTATGAATGGACTTTAAGCGAATTAGAGGAAGAATTTAAAGATATTGAAAAACAATTGGAAGGCGAGGAACAAACTCCGATTTCCTTGGATTCCTTCTTAAATACTTAG